The genomic window TATATTGCTTATATTTTTGATTTTTAAAAACATTAAATTTATTTTATTTTGTTCCCGACGCGCCCTACTCTTTCCACTTATATCAAACATCATTCATTTTCAGCCGAAAAATGGCATAAACCGCTATATTAAATGTTGCAAACGCGCTAAGATGGCGGCGTTCGTTTCATTTTTTATTTTCAGACGACGTTCACACACCATACCCGCATTGGAGAATTTTTATGATGCCTACTGCAATCCGTACCGCCATTTTGGGCGCATTCGCCCTTACCGCACTTGCTGCCTGCAAACCTGAAGCCAAAACGCCGGAACAAAATCCCGCGACTGCTTCAGCCGCTTCTTCAACAGCGTCCGCCCCAGCCGCAACGCCTGCTTCTTCTCCTGAAACGACGACCTCGCTTAATGCTGCTGCCGCTCCTAAACCGCAAGGTCCGGGAACGGATATGCGTAAAGAAGACATCGGCGGCGATTTCACGCTGACCGACGGCGACGGCAAGCCGTTCAGCTTAAGCGACCTGAAAGGCAAAGTCGTGATCCTGTCCTTCGGCTATACACACTGCCCCGACGTTTGCCCGACCGAATTGCTGACTTACAGCGACACATTGAAACAATTGGGCGATCAGGCGAAAGATGTGAAAGTAGTGTTCGTCAGCATCGACCCCGAGCGCGACACGCCTGAAGTCATCAGCAAATACGTCAAGCAGTTCAATCCTGAATTTATCGGTCTGACTGCGACAGGCGACCAAAGCCTGCCGGTCATCAAACAGCAATACCGCGTGGTTTCCTCCAAAGTGGTTCAGAAGGAAGACAGCGAAAACTATTTGGTTGACCACTCTTCCGGCGCGTATCTGATCGACAAAAACGGCGAAGTGGCGATTTTCTCGCCTTACGGCAGCGAACCGGCAACCATTGCCGCCGACATCAAGAAACTGCTTTGATCCACATGGGGTCGTCTGAATGCCGGTTGCGGTTTTCAGACGACCTTTTTCCCATCTGAAACATATAGTGGATTAACTAAATCAGGACAAGGCGACGAAGCCGCAGACAGTACAGATATTACGGAACCGATTCACTTGGTGCTTCAGCACCTTAGAGAATCGTTCTCTTTGAGCTAAGGCGAGG from Neisseria sp. DTU_2020_1000833_1_SI_GRL_NUU_006 includes these protein-coding regions:
- a CDS encoding SCO family protein, which encodes MMPTAIRTAILGAFALTALAACKPEAKTPEQNPATASAASSTASAPAATPASSPETTTSLNAAAAPKPQGPGTDMRKEDIGGDFTLTDGDGKPFSLSDLKGKVVILSFGYTHCPDVCPTELLTYSDTLKQLGDQAKDVKVVFVSIDPERDTPEVISKYVKQFNPEFIGLTATGDQSLPVIKQQYRVVSSKVVQKEDSENYLVDHSSGAYLIDKNGEVAIFSPYGSEPATIAADIKKLL